The sequence TACGCCGTCGTCTGCGCGGAGGACGCGCCCTACTACGACGCGGAGGCGGTGCGGCGCGAGGCGAAGGGGACGTGGTTCGGCCCGGACATGGGGCTGGAGACGCTGGCCATCTGCGCGGACTGGCCGAAGGCCACACTGCCCGTGGGCTACCGCGAGCCGGTGGGCTCGGACGTGCCCACGCTGCTGCTCTCCGGAGAGCTGGACCCGGTGACGCCGCCTGCATGGGCCGAGGAGGCGAAGCGCACGCTGCACCACGCGCTGCATGTGGTGGTGCCCGGCGTGGGCCACAACACGGTGGGCGCGGACTGCGCGCGCACGTTGATGAATGATTTGCTCACGCGCGGGACGGTGGAGGGGCTGACGTCCTCCTGCGGGCCGAACCTCACCCGGCCTCCCTTCTTCACCTCCTTCGCCGGCCCGGTGCCTTGAGATGATTGAAGCCAGGAACCTGCACAAGCGCTTCGGCGCGGTGACGGCGGTGGAGGACGTGTCCTTCACCGCGCGGGACGGAGTGATTACCGGCCTGCTCGGCCCCAACGGCGCGGGCAAGACGACGACGCTGCGCATGCTCTACACGCTGGTGCGCCCGGACGGCGGCACCGCGCTGGTGGACGGCGTGGACGTGGTGCAGCAGCCCGAGCAGGCGCGCCGTGCCCTGGGCGTGCTGCCCGACGCGCGCGGCCTCTACCCGCGCCTCACCGCCCGCGAGCATGCGCGCTACTACGGCGAGCTGCACGGCCTGTCCGGCGCGGCGCTGGATTCTCGCGTGGACGAGCTCATCGAGTTGCTCGACATGAAGGACATCGCGGACCGGCGCACCGAGGGCTTCAGCCAGGGCCAGCGGGTGAAGGTGGCGCTGGCGCGCGCGCTGGTGCACGGGCCTCGCAACGTGCTCCTGGAC comes from Pyxidicoccus parkwaysis and encodes:
- a CDS encoding ABC transporter ATP-binding protein — translated: MIEARNLHKRFGAVTAVEDVSFTARDGVITGLLGPNGAGKTTTLRMLYTLVRPDGGTALVDGVDVVQQPEQARRALGVLPDARGLYPRLTAREHARYYGELHGLSGAALDSRVDELIELLDMKDIADRRTEGFSQGQRVKVALARALVHGPRNVLLDEPTNGLDVMSTRAVRTLLRRLKAEGRCVVFSSHVMQEVAALCDRIVVVAHGRVVADGTPDELRARTGKDSLEEAFVATIGSEQGLMQ